A DNA window from Drosophila virilis strain 15010-1051.87 chromosome 4, Dvir_AGI_RSII-ME, whole genome shotgun sequence contains the following coding sequences:
- the LOC6628392 gene encoding RNA-binding motif protein, X-linked 2 encodes MNPLTNMRNVLKLSELELKNPSAKSWHDMYRDSAWIFIAGFPYTLSEGDIICVFSQYGEIVNINLVRDSKTGKSKGFCFLCYEDQRSTVLAVDNLNGIKIIDRTLRVDHVADYKPPKDNDKLDEETLRLYMEGCAPQPVTKPKLVPTEPEFSKSNNIKQEKTKRSKSSKEKKHKKRRNSSD; translated from the coding sequence ATGAATCCACTTACGAATATGCGAAATGTGCTTAAATTAAGCGAACTCGAGCTTAAAAATCCCAGTGCCAAGAGCTGGCATGATATGTACCGTGACTCTGCATGGATATTTATAGCCGGCTTTCCATACACACTCTCCGAAGGTGACATCATCTGCGTATTCTCCCAGTATGGCGAAATTGTAAACATAAATCTGGTGCGAGACAGCAAAACGGGCAAATCGAAAGGATTTTGTTTCTTATGCTACGAGGATCAGCGCTCCACGGTGCTGGCCGTggacaatttaaatggcatcAAAATCATCGATCGCACACTGCGCGTCGATCATGTGGCAGACTATAAGCCACCCAAGGACAACGACAAGCTGGACGAGGAGACGTTGCGCCTTTATATGGAAGGATGTGCGCCGCAGCCTGTAACTAAACCAAAACTCGTTCCCACTGAGCCCGAATTTAGTAAATCCAATAATATAAAGCAGGAAAAAACCAAGCGCAGCAAGAGCTCCAAGgagaaaaaacacaaaaagcgCCGCAATAGCTCCGATTAg
- the fs(2)ltoPP43 gene encoding probable RNA polymerase II nuclear localization protein SLC7A6OS isoform X1 yields MPAVVRIKRRIDEEPHTAFVLNGKRRRLLNDENAPAAATPNVENKEELNQVLLKFAGTLEKQDDSATKQFAAARLNKATAKELVRQTIDPAIASAQRRDKRREEAQQIAREQRYRVVNCLRTTLHDELEQDEEAASGSRGQEQSTAERRQITIVDIESQHTQRAEEEPELSPETAQRQQRPADSDIGYVYDLYVPENELQAQYVDMLDDNYLSLRPVDELFFEDCYNDDEDYDSEDSNQENYYTNEYPDDDDAGAVGSDEELCQQMNKFMFDDDEDEFASGGSSDAEDYNTYQDPYVHTIDTEADGFADDVDFYNVDRQGSAYERYKRRILREAEGLDSSSEDSDKDEPYFESASEHGQNSD; encoded by the exons ATGCCAGCTGTGGTGCGCATTAAGCGCCGCATTGATGAAGAGCCGCACACGGCATTTGTATTGAACGGCAAACGCCGACGCTTGCTAAACGATGAAAATGCGCCCGCGGCAGCGACGCCAAATGTTGAAAACAAAGAGGAGCTAAACCAGGTGCTGCTAAAATTTGCCGGCACACTGGAAAAACAG gATGACAGCGCCACGAAGCAGTTTGCGGCAGCGCGTCTAAACAAGGCAACGGCCAAGGAGCTGGTGCGTCAAACAATAGATCCGGCTATTGCGAGCGCCCAGCGGCGAGATAAACGCCGCGAGGAGGCACAGCAAATTGCGCGCGAGCAACGATATCGAGTTGTGAACTGTTTGCGCACCACGCTCCACGATGAGTTGGAGCAGGATGAGGAGGCAGCAAGCGGCAGCAGAGGCCAAGAGCAAAGCACGGCTGAGCGCCGGCAAATAACGATTGTCGACATTGAGTCACAGCATACACAGCGTGCAGAGGAGGAGCCGGAGCTGTCGCCGGAGACGGCACAAAGGCAACAACGGCCCGCCGATTCGGACATTGGCTATGTCTACGATTTGTATGTGCCGGAGAATGAGCTGCAGGCGCAATATGTTGATATGTTGGATGACAACTATTTAAG TCTACGGCCCGTTGATGAGCTCTTCTTTGAGGATTGCTACAACGATGATGAGGACTATGACTCGGAGGACTCAAATCAGGAGAACTATTATACAAATGAATATCCTGATGATGACGATGCTGGCGCCGTGGGCTCCGACGAGGAGCTCTGCCAGCAGATGAATAAATTCATGTTTG atgatgatgaggatgagTTTGCCAGCGGCGGCTCTAGCGATGCAGAGGATTACAATACATATCAGGATCCGTATGTGCACACCATAGACACAGAGGCAGATGGTTTTGCGGATGATGTTGATTTCTATAATGTGGATCGTCAGGGCAGCGCCTACGAACGTTACAAACGTCGCATACTGCGCGAAGCGGAGGGCCTCGACTCCAGCTCCGAAGATTCCGACAAGGATGAGCCATATTTTGAGAGCGCCAGCGAACATGGCCAAAATAGCGACTAA
- the fs(2)ltoPP43 gene encoding uncharacterized protein fs(2)ltoPP43 isoform X2, whose protein sequence is MPAVVRIKRRIDEEPHTAFVLNGKRRRLLNDENAPAAATPNVENKEELNQVLLKFAGTLEKQDDSATKQFAAARLNKATAKELVRQTIDPAIASAQRRDKRREEAQQIAREQRYRVVNCLRTTLHDELEQDEEAASGSRGQEQSTAERRQITIVDIESQHTQRAEEEPELSPETAQRQQRPADSDIGYVYDLYVPENELQAQYVDMLDDNYLRLYYPFNYYNNCYW, encoded by the exons ATGCCAGCTGTGGTGCGCATTAAGCGCCGCATTGATGAAGAGCCGCACACGGCATTTGTATTGAACGGCAAACGCCGACGCTTGCTAAACGATGAAAATGCGCCCGCGGCAGCGACGCCAAATGTTGAAAACAAAGAGGAGCTAAACCAGGTGCTGCTAAAATTTGCCGGCACACTGGAAAAACAG gATGACAGCGCCACGAAGCAGTTTGCGGCAGCGCGTCTAAACAAGGCAACGGCCAAGGAGCTGGTGCGTCAAACAATAGATCCGGCTATTGCGAGCGCCCAGCGGCGAGATAAACGCCGCGAGGAGGCACAGCAAATTGCGCGCGAGCAACGATATCGAGTTGTGAACTGTTTGCGCACCACGCTCCACGATGAGTTGGAGCAGGATGAGGAGGCAGCAAGCGGCAGCAGAGGCCAAGAGCAAAGCACGGCTGAGCGCCGGCAAATAACGATTGTCGACATTGAGTCACAGCATACACAGCGTGCAGAGGAGGAGCCGGAGCTGTCGCCGGAGACGGCACAAAGGCAACAACGGCCCGCCGATTCGGACATTGGCTATGTCTACGATTTGTATGTGCCGGAGAATGAGCTGCAGGCGCAATATGTTGATATGTTGGATGACAACTATTTAAG GTTGTATTATCCGTTTAATTACTACAACAACTGCTACTGgtaa
- the LOC116651461 gene encoding uncharacterized protein — MHSSLAVGIALLSLVGAAAPTEDLREELARSARNTKKLIRQDSVNFCLSLAQLIVSCEVANQEEITKWNDFIEQWTPRVATLPTDDNGIKQFSSQVRNLLPKGNGSQQVTEQLNLYTKGAYDNMNASFMKGNAQRYTTFESEAREIIRRSRAATGRAEYFTVYFFNRFANAVQKSREFHFHNFFQYLTLTGEDYHDWLAMQIMIM, encoded by the exons ATGCATTCTTCGCTTGCAGTTGGTATCGCTCTTTTG AGCCTCGTAGGCGCCGCCGCTCCAACTGAAGATCTCCGAGAAGAACTGGCCCGTTCTGCCCGAAACACTAAGAAGCTTATCAGACAGGATAGCGTCAACTTCTGCCTCTCGCTAGCCCAATTGATTGTGAGTTGTGAGGTAGCGAATCAAGAAGAAATAACTAAATGGAACGACTTTATCGAACAATGGACACCCAGAGTTGCGACCCTGCCAACAGATGACAACGGCATAAAGCAGTTTAGCAGCCAAGTAAGAAATCTGCTGCCAAAGGGAAACGGATCTCAACAGGTTACAGAACAGCTCAACCTATACACAAAAGGCGCCTATGACAACATGAACGCCAGCTTCATGAAAGGCAACGCTCAACGTTACACGACCTTCGAGTCGGAGGCTCGTGAAATTATACGCAGATCGAGGGCCGCCACAGGCCGTGCTGAATATTTTACTGTTTATTTCTTTAATAGATTCGCCAATGCAGTTCAAAAATCTCGAGAATTTCactttcataattttttccaatatctCACCTTAACGGGCGAAGACTATCACGATTGGCTAGCCATGCAAATCATGATAATGTAG